A stretch of the Cucurbita pepo subsp. pepo cultivar mu-cu-16 chromosome LG16, ASM280686v2, whole genome shotgun sequence genome encodes the following:
- the LOC111777508 gene encoding thaumatin-like protein 1b isoform X1 — protein MRSAVYFSRNKEGKVLPIPSKPQSYRFSFNLPMDRSLLLATLFTLLLLLPDVQSTSFKLINKCRTTIWPGLLSGANTPQLPTTGFALRSGKSKIVPVPKSWSGRLWARTLCGLDSDGKFSCLTADCGSGKVECDGGGAKPPATLAEFTLNGADGLDFYDVSLVDGYNLPMLVVAKGGTRGGCAATGCLVDLNGACPSELRVARGGSRGGSSVACRSACEAFNAPQFCCSEAFSTPDTCRPSVYSEFFKHACPRSYSYAYDDKTSTFTCASADYLIIFCPLPYTSQKVLSARKDGVALPLVNKTMMYLRSRRSISIRSAGLTQY, from the exons ATGCGAAGTGCTGTGTATTTCTCTCGCAACAAGGAAGGTAAAGTTCTTCCAATCCCATCAAAACCCCAATCTTATCGCTTTTCCTTCAATCTTCCAATGGATCGCTCACTCCTCCTCGCCACTCTTttcactcttcttcttcttctcccag ATGTTCAATCGACGTCTTTTAAGTTGATCAACAAGTGTCGGACCACGATTTGGCCGGGTCTGTTATCAGGCGCCAACACCCCCCAGCTTCCGACCACCGGCTTCGCCCTCCGCAGCGGCAAATCCAAGATCGTTCCGGTCCCGAAATCTTGGTCGGGTCGGTTATGGGCTCGGACCCTTTGTGGGTTAGATTCAGATGGGAAGTTCTCTTGTCTCACCGCCGATTGTGGATCGGGTAAAGTGGAGTGCGACGGCGGCGGTGCTAAACCACCGGCTACCTTGGCGGAGTTCACTCTCAACGGCGCCGATGGGCTTGATTTTTACGACGTCAGCTTGGTCGACGGTTATAATCTTCCGATGCTGGTTGTGGCCAAAGGTGGAACCAGAGGCGGTTGCGCTGCTACCGGCTGTTTGGTGGATTTGAACGGCGCGTGTCCATCGGAGCTACGAGTAGCGCGTGGTGGTAGTCGCGGTGGAAGTAGCGTGGCTTGTAGAAGCGCGTGTGAGGCTTTTAATGCTCCGCAATTTTGTTGCAGTGAGGCCTTCTCTACCCCTGACACGTGTCGTCCTTCTGTATATTCGGAGTTCTTCAAACATGCTTGCCCACGCTCTTATAGCTACGCGTATGATGACAAAACCAGCACTTTCACGTGCGCATCCGCCGACTACCTTATCATATTTTGTCCACTACCTTACACCAG TCAGAAAGTGTTGAGTGCAAGGAAAGACGGAGTAGCGCTACCGCTCGTGAACAAGACCATGATGTACTTGAGAAGCCGAAGATCGATCAGCATTCGATCGGCAGGTTTAACTCAATACTAA
- the LOC111777502 gene encoding uncharacterized protein LOC111777502, whose amino-acid sequence MRKLHSFSAFLGFIFLLHLVLAVLVDSYDGPLYDYTAYTECKLRPEKPLYNGGILRNRPSILQNTGSSSAAAYSPAFLLRNLTDHTFYSFSSWVKVGGAVSSVVRASLRTENDTHNCIGTVLAKRGCWSFLKGGFFLNSPSNFSILFFQVFDDGDANIAIDSASLQPFTEEEWRVNQELKINTVRKRAVTVHVSDKQGGRLEGAVIHVKQISKDFPFGSAIAKTIIGNLPYQDWFVKRFNAAVFENELKWYATEPEPGALNYTTADTMLEFIRANQITARGHNIFWEDPKYTPPWVRNLTGAALQSAVDLRIKGLLSRYRDEFIHWDVSNEMLHFDFYEKGLGGNATLHFYKTAHEIDPLATLFMNEFNVVETCSDVKSTADSYIDRLKELKRNGVSMDGIGLEGHFTVPNPPLIRAILDKLATLNLPVWLTEVDISKALDQETQASYLEAVLREGFTHPAVGGIVLWTALHPNGCYQMCLTDSNFQNLPAGNVVDKLLKEWRTEDIEAKTDDHGSFSFYGFLGEYEVSVKYENRTVTSTFPVSVGDETKHFSIQL is encoded by the exons ATGAGAAAACTCCATTCCTTCTCTGCTTTTCTGGGTTTCATCTTCTTGCTTCACCTTGTTCTTGCTGTTCTTGTTGATTCATACG ATGGGCCTTTATACGATTACACAGCTTACACTGAG TGTAAATTACGTCCAGAGAAGCCACTTTACAATGGAGGAATCCTTAGAAATCGACCCTCCATTCTCCAAAACACTGGGAGCTCTTCAGCTGCTGCCTATTCCCCTGCATTCCTCTTGCGTAATCTCACGGACCATAccttttattccttttcaa GTTGGGTGAAGGTAGGAGGAGCGGTTTCAAGTGTTGTGAGGGCAAGCCTCAGGACTGAGAATGATACTCACAATTGCATAGGCACTGTTTTGGCTAAGCGTGGCTGTTGGTCTTTTCTCAAAGGTGGATTCTTTCTGAACTCGCCTTCGAATTTCTCTATTCTGTTCTTTCAG GTTTTTGATGATGGAGATGCTAATATAGCCATTGATAGCGCTTCTTTACAGCCGTTTACTGAAGAAGAGTGGAGGGTTAATCAAGAACTCAAGATCAATACT GTGAGGAAACGAGCTGTGACAGTTCATGTCTCTGATAAACAAGGAGGGAGGTTAGAAGGAGCAGTAATTCATGTAAAACAAATCTCCAAAGACTTCCCATTTGGCTCTGCCATTGCAAAAACCATCATAGGAAACTTACCTTATCAG GATTGGTTCGTGAAGAGATTCAACGCAGCCGTTTTCGAAAACGAACTAAAATGGTATGCAACAGAGCCAGAACCAGGGGCTCTAAACTACACAACAGCTGATACAATGTTAGAATTCATCCGAGCCAACCAGATAACTGCTAGAGGCCACAACATCTTCTGGGAGGATCCAAAGTACACGCCGCCGTGGGTTCGAAACCTCACCGGAGCGGCCCTACAATCGGCGGTCGATTTGCGGATAAAGGGGTTGTTGAGTAGATACAGAGATGAGTTCATACACTGGGATGTGAGCAATGAAATGCTGCATTTTGATTTCTATGAGAAGGGTCTTGGTGGTAATGCAACATTGCATTTCTACAAGACAGCACATGAGATTGATCCATTGGCTACACTGTTTATGAATGAGTTCAATGTGGTGGAGACTTGCAGTGATGTGAAATCTACTGCTGATTCTTATATTGATAGGCTTAAGGAACTCAAAAGAAATGGGGTTTCAATGGATGGGATTGGTTTGGAGGGTCACTTCACTGTCCCTAACCCACCTCTAATTAGAGCCATCTTGGACAAATTGGCCACTCTTAACCTTCCTGTTTGGCTCACTGAGGTTGATATCAGCAAAGCTTTGGATCAAGAAACACAG GCTTCTTATTTGGAGGCTGTGTTAAGAGAAGGCTTCACACACCCAGCCGTGGGTGGCATTGTGCTATGGACGGCGCTGCATCCAAACGGCTGCTACCAAATGTGCTTGACAGACAGCAACTTTCAAAACCTCCCAGCCGGCAACGTCGTCGACAAGCTCCTAAAAGAATGGCGAACCGAAGATATCGAAGCTAAGACCGACGACCATGGCTCCTTCAGCTTCTATGGCTTTTTGGGTGAATATGAAGTTAGTGTTAAGTATGAAAATAGAACTGTTACTTCAACTTTCCCTGTCTCAGTTGGTGATGAAACCAAACACTTCAGCATTCAGTTGTAG
- the LOC111777508 gene encoding thaumatin-like protein 1b isoform X3 has protein sequence MRSAVYFSRNKEGKVLPIPSKPQSYRFSFNLPMDRSLLLATLFTLLLLLPDVQSTSFKLINKCRTTIWPGLLSGANTPQLPTTGFALRSGKSKIVPVPKSWSGRLWARTLCGLDSDGKFSCLTADCGSGKVECDGGGAKPPATLAEFTLNGADGLDFYDVSLVDGYNLPMLVVAKGGTRGGCAATGCLVDLNGACPSELRVARGGSRGGSSVACRSACEAFNAPQFCCSEAFSTPDTCRPSVYSEFFKHACPRSYSYAYDDKTSTFTCASADYLIIFCPLPYTSQKVLSARKDGVALPLVNKTMMYLRSRRSISIRSAGL, from the exons ATGCGAAGTGCTGTGTATTTCTCTCGCAACAAGGAAGGTAAAGTTCTTCCAATCCCATCAAAACCCCAATCTTATCGCTTTTCCTTCAATCTTCCAATGGATCGCTCACTCCTCCTCGCCACTCTTttcactcttcttcttcttctcccag ATGTTCAATCGACGTCTTTTAAGTTGATCAACAAGTGTCGGACCACGATTTGGCCGGGTCTGTTATCAGGCGCCAACACCCCCCAGCTTCCGACCACCGGCTTCGCCCTCCGCAGCGGCAAATCCAAGATCGTTCCGGTCCCGAAATCTTGGTCGGGTCGGTTATGGGCTCGGACCCTTTGTGGGTTAGATTCAGATGGGAAGTTCTCTTGTCTCACCGCCGATTGTGGATCGGGTAAAGTGGAGTGCGACGGCGGCGGTGCTAAACCACCGGCTACCTTGGCGGAGTTCACTCTCAACGGCGCCGATGGGCTTGATTTTTACGACGTCAGCTTGGTCGACGGTTATAATCTTCCGATGCTGGTTGTGGCCAAAGGTGGAACCAGAGGCGGTTGCGCTGCTACCGGCTGTTTGGTGGATTTGAACGGCGCGTGTCCATCGGAGCTACGAGTAGCGCGTGGTGGTAGTCGCGGTGGAAGTAGCGTGGCTTGTAGAAGCGCGTGTGAGGCTTTTAATGCTCCGCAATTTTGTTGCAGTGAGGCCTTCTCTACCCCTGACACGTGTCGTCCTTCTGTATATTCGGAGTTCTTCAAACATGCTTGCCCACGCTCTTATAGCTACGCGTATGATGACAAAACCAGCACTTTCACGTGCGCATCCGCCGACTACCTTATCATATTTTGTCCACTACCTTACACCAG TCAGAAAGTGTTGAGTGCAAGGAAAGACGGAGTAGCGCTACCGCTCGTGAACAAGACCATGATGTACTTGAGAAGCCGAAGATCGATCAGCATTCGATCGGCAG GCTTATAG
- the LOC111777508 gene encoding thaumatin-like protein 1b isoform X2 yields MRSAVYFSRNKEGKVLPIPSKPQSYRFSFNLPMDRSLLLATLFTLLLLLPDVQSTSFKLINKCRTTIWPGLLSGANTPQLPTTGFALRSGKSKIVPVPKSWSGRLWARTLCGLDSDGKFSCLTADCGSGKVECDGGGAKPPATLAEFTLNGADGLDFYDVSLVDGYNLPMLVVAKGGTRGGCAATGCLVDLNGACPSELRVARGGSRGGSSVACRSACEAFNAPQFCCSEAFSTPDTCRPSVYSEFFKHACPRSYSYAYDDKTSTFTCASADYLIIFCPLPYTSQKVLSARKDGVALPLVNKTMMYLRSRRSISIRSAVSGL; encoded by the exons ATGCGAAGTGCTGTGTATTTCTCTCGCAACAAGGAAGGTAAAGTTCTTCCAATCCCATCAAAACCCCAATCTTATCGCTTTTCCTTCAATCTTCCAATGGATCGCTCACTCCTCCTCGCCACTCTTttcactcttcttcttcttctcccag ATGTTCAATCGACGTCTTTTAAGTTGATCAACAAGTGTCGGACCACGATTTGGCCGGGTCTGTTATCAGGCGCCAACACCCCCCAGCTTCCGACCACCGGCTTCGCCCTCCGCAGCGGCAAATCCAAGATCGTTCCGGTCCCGAAATCTTGGTCGGGTCGGTTATGGGCTCGGACCCTTTGTGGGTTAGATTCAGATGGGAAGTTCTCTTGTCTCACCGCCGATTGTGGATCGGGTAAAGTGGAGTGCGACGGCGGCGGTGCTAAACCACCGGCTACCTTGGCGGAGTTCACTCTCAACGGCGCCGATGGGCTTGATTTTTACGACGTCAGCTTGGTCGACGGTTATAATCTTCCGATGCTGGTTGTGGCCAAAGGTGGAACCAGAGGCGGTTGCGCTGCTACCGGCTGTTTGGTGGATTTGAACGGCGCGTGTCCATCGGAGCTACGAGTAGCGCGTGGTGGTAGTCGCGGTGGAAGTAGCGTGGCTTGTAGAAGCGCGTGTGAGGCTTTTAATGCTCCGCAATTTTGTTGCAGTGAGGCCTTCTCTACCCCTGACACGTGTCGTCCTTCTGTATATTCGGAGTTCTTCAAACATGCTTGCCCACGCTCTTATAGCTACGCGTATGATGACAAAACCAGCACTTTCACGTGCGCATCCGCCGACTACCTTATCATATTTTGTCCACTACCTTACACCAG TCAGAAAGTGTTGAGTGCAAGGAAAGACGGAGTAGCGCTACCGCTCGTGAACAAGACCATGATGTACTTGAGAAGCCGAAGATCGATCAGCATTCGATCGGCAG TTTCAGGCTTATAG
- the LOC111777507 gene encoding thaumatin-like protein 1: MAFSFRRLTAFIFASLHLLAICRAATFTFVNRCDFTVWPGILANAGNPTLGTTGFELPKDTSRSFLAPTGWSGRFWGRTTCNFDGSGSGSCVTGDCGSGQVECNGAGAAPPATLAEFTLGTGGQDFYDVSLVDGYNLPMIVEGTGGSGQCASTGCSTDLNRQCPPELRVGEGDACKSACEAFGTAEYCCSGAYGSPNSCKPSVYSEMFKSACPRSYSYAYDDATSTFTCTGADYTITFCPSSPSQKSSSFPTPTTPDASQEYGSESGFESGSGSEYGMGYSGSSGTDMLGRGASSGSELGSGSGSASASGSGEAMLADGSWLAGLAMGDAAKTVSPPSIILFVVTFIVILSSVFL; encoded by the exons ATGGCTTTCTCGTTCCGCCGTTTAACCGCTTTCATTTTCGCATCTCTCCATTTACTCGCCATTTGCAGAGCCGCCACATTCACCTTCGTTAACCGGTGCGATTTCACCGTTTGGCCGGGCATTCTCGCCAATGCCGGCAATCCTACCCTCGGCACCACCGGTTTTGAACTCCCCAAGGACACTTCCCGCTCCTTTCTCGCTCCTACTGGTTGGTCCGGTCGTTTCTGGGGCCGAACTACCTGTAACTTCGACGGATCCGGTTCTGGATCCTGCGTAACCGGCGACTGCGGTTCCGGTCAAGTCGAGTGCAATGGCGCTGGAGCTGCCCCGCCGGCTACTCTCGCTGAGTTCACTCTCGGTACTGGCGGGCAGGACTTTTACGATGTTAGTCTCGTTGATGGATATAATCTCCCCATGATCGTTGAAGGAACCGGCGGGTCCGGTCAGTGTGCTTCGACGGGTTGCTCCACGGATCTGAACCGTCAATGTCCGCCGGAGCTGAGAGTTGGGGAAGGAGACGCGTGTAAGAGCGCGTGTGAGGCGTTTGGGACTGCGGAGTATTGTTGTAGCGGCGCGTACGGTTCACCGAACTCTTGTAAGCCGTCGGTGTACTCGGAAATGTTCAAATCTGCTTGTCCGAGGTCGTATAGCTACGCCTACGACGATGCTACGAGCACATTCACTTGTACCGGCGCCGATTACACCATTACATTTTGCCCTTCATCTCCAAG CCAAAAATCATCAAGTTTTCCTACTCCAACAACACCTGATGCATCTCAAGAGTATGGATCTGAATCCGGGTTTGAGTCGGGGTCGGGGTCGGAGTATGGGATGGGGTATTCGGGATCCTCTGGAACGgatatgttagggagaggtgcGAGTTCAGGATCGGAGTTGGGGTCGGGGTCAGGGTCGGCGTCGGCGTCGGGATCTGGGGAAGCTATGCTAGCAGATGGGTCATGGTTGGCTGGTTTGGCTATGGGAGACGCAGCTAAAACTGTGTCTCCTCCATCCATTATACTGTTTGTTGTAACGTTTATTGTTATCTTGTCTTCTGTATTCTTGTAG